The following proteins are co-located in the Deinococcus metallilatus genome:
- a CDS encoding M24 family metallopeptidase, with protein MRAALRHTAALPGDVDGWLIYDFQGLNPHARRVLGLPAGAHLTRRFFVWVPREGQATLLHNHIEGGTWATLTAGWDVSRRAFGSHAELDAALREVVAGKTVAMEYSPHGAVPYVSRVDGGTLERVRAAGADIVSSADLLQSFLVWSPEDLAAHRRAAAVLMRAKDDAFRLIHERLKAGEAVTELDVQAVIERAISEAGMESGHPVNVSFGANAADPHYQPEGEKNATLRPGECVLIDLWAQEEGRPFADVTWVGHAGEPSSEYLEAWEAVRGARDAALALLRERYAREGWGRLQGWEADRAARDAMGEPWGEFFLHRTGHDLGVQIHGSGANLDDYETHDTRTLTPGLCVTVEPGTYPRARGFGIRTEVDVFLAPEGPQVTTDLQQQPFVLGTGDWEAVRAAGYGEARRAGASA; from the coding sequence ATGCGCGCCGCCCTGCGGCACACGGCGGCGCTGCCCGGCGACGTGGACGGCTGGCTGATCTACGACTTCCAGGGCCTCAACCCCCACGCGCGCCGGGTCCTGGGGCTGCCCGCAGGCGCCCACCTGACGCGGCGGTTTTTCGTGTGGGTGCCGCGCGAGGGCCAGGCCACGCTGCTGCACAACCATATCGAGGGCGGCACCTGGGCCACGCTGACGGCCGGGTGGGACGTGTCGCGCCGGGCCTTCGGGTCGCACGCGGAGCTGGACGCGGCGCTGCGCGAGGTGGTCGCCGGAAAGACGGTGGCGATGGAGTACAGCCCGCACGGGGCTGTGCCCTACGTGAGCCGGGTGGACGGGGGCACGCTGGAACGGGTGCGGGCGGCCGGGGCGGACATCGTCAGCAGCGCGGACCTGCTCCAGTCCTTCCTGGTGTGGTCGCCGGAAGACCTGGCGGCGCACCGTAGGGCGGCAGCGGTGCTGATGCGCGCGAAGGACGACGCCTTCCGCCTGATCCACGAGCGGCTGAAAGCAGGCGAGGCCGTCACAGAGCTGGACGTGCAGGCCGTGATCGAGCGCGCGATCTCGGAAGCCGGGATGGAGAGCGGCCACCCGGTCAACGTGAGCTTCGGCGCAAACGCCGCCGACCCGCACTACCAGCCCGAAGGCGAGAAGAACGCGACGCTGCGCCCCGGGGAGTGCGTGCTGATCGACCTGTGGGCACAGGAGGAGGGCCGCCCCTTCGCGGACGTGACCTGGGTAGGCCACGCGGGCGAGCCTTCGAGCGAGTACCTGGAAGCGTGGGAGGCGGTGCGCGGTGCGCGGGACGCGGCGCTGGCGCTCCTCCGCGAGCGGTACGCGCGGGAAGGTTGGGGCCGCTTGCAGGGCTGGGAGGCCGACCGCGCGGCCCGGGACGCGATGGGCGAGCCGTGGGGAGAGTTCTTCCTCCACCGCACCGGGCACGACCTGGGCGTGCAGATTCACGGCTCCGGCGCGAACCTCGACGATTACGAAACCCATGACACCCGGACCCTCACCCCCGGTCTGTGCGTGACGGTGGAACCTGGCACCTATCCGCGCGCTCGGGGCTTCGGCATCCGGACAGAGGTGGACGTGTTCCTCGCGCCGGAAGGACCACAGGTCACCACCGACCTCCAGCAGCAGCCGTTCGTGCTGGGCACGGGCGACTGGGAGGCCGTGCGGGCGGCGGGGTACGGGGAAGCGAGGCGTGCTGGCGCCTCGGCCTGA